From a single Cydia amplana chromosome 22, ilCydAmpl1.1, whole genome shotgun sequence genomic region:
- the LOC134658340 gene encoding forkhead box protein P1 isoform X2 yields MQCLIYPSAFKMRDQFFGPEPALNSTPGAAKPPLLNAFELDRCLDREESGRWGGEAARRRRRSSPPRRASPPRDHEPLALARASAPASPTAGSAHSSPAPVSPAGSTAGARSPLPLVAPDLLAMQLLDQHSQLQALMKQRLFHQHHMQKQHLSSEAAKRQLEQSRLQDQINLNLLSQSHLPPPDASPGSLQQQLGAQQQQLVQQLQAVQRQYLMHGPLSVPPNAPPGLMLWGSEMEEHPLFGRGVCKWPGCDALADDYQAFLKHLEAAHTLDDRSAAQARVQMQVVAQLELQLRRERDRLAAMMRHLHAARDSSHHQPKHPHGAPNEGTSPGPVRRRVSDKSGVAIAGGLPYMLERAGLDVQQEIQRNREFYKSADVRPPFTYASLIRQAIIESPDKQLTLNEIYNWFQSTFCYFRRNAATWKNAVRHNLSLHKCFMRVENVKGAVWTVDEVEFYKRRPQRAAHAPPPIHQGFMGAQSPPMMTSPHGYSEALKRNLQGMMEECNLSYMSSEDHMMQGAEEYPSSHDEYSRPSMLNGYGSSSSHDVKAEDLSGTDQDIKPNIYALKNELQASDYSNKDYTNSTKESSSNRSGETSPYDDYPRPEDRYRPSASHIKDEAENLSLNEQRSDK; encoded by the exons ATGCAGTGTTTAATTTATCCGAGTGCATTTAAGATGCGAGACCAGTTTTTC GGTCCCGAGCCGGCACTGAACTCGACCCCGGGCGCCGCGAAGCCGCCGCTACTAAACGCTTTCGAGCTGGACCGCTGTTTGGACAG AGAGGAGTCTGGCAGGTGGGGcggcgaagcggcgcggcggcgtcgGCGCAGCTCGCCCCCGCGCCGCGCCTCGCCCCCCAGAgaccatgagcctctcgctcttgcACGG GCATCAGCCCCAGCCTCCCCAACAGCTGGTTCAGCACACTCTTCACCAGCACCTGTATCTCCAGCCGGCAGTACTGCTGGTGCCCGCTCTCCACTCCCGCTGGTCGCACCAGACCTGCTGGCCATGCAATTGCTCGACCAGCACTCGCAGCTACAGGCGCTGATGAAGCAGCGGCTGTTCCATCAGCATCATATGCAGAAACAG CACTTATCCTCAGAGGCTGCTAAGCGTCAGCTGGAACAGTCTCGGCTGCAGGACCAGATCAACCTGAACCTGCTGTCGCAGTCGCATCTGCCGCCTCCTGACGCTTCCCCGG GTTCCCTTCAGCAGCAGCTCGGCGCGCAGCAGCAACAGCTGGTGCAGCAGTTGCAGGCCGTGCAGCGCCAGTACCTCATGCACGGGCCTCTGTCTGTGCCGCCGAATGCTCCGCCAG GTCTCATGCTGTGGGGGAGCGAGATGGAAGAGCACCCGCTGTTCGGGCGCGGAGTGTGCAAGTGGCCCGGCTGTGACGCGCTCGCTGATGATTACCAGGCGTTCCTCAA ACACCTGGAAGCAGCCCACACCCTCGACGACAGATCAGCTGCGCAGGCGCGCGTGCAGATGCAGGTGGTCGCGCAGCTGGAGCTGCAACTGCGTCGCGAACGGGACCGCCTGGCGGCCATGATGCGGCACCTGCATGCCGCTAGGGACTCGAGCCATCACCAGCCGAAACACCCACATG GAGCGCCCAATGAAGGCACATCACCCGGACCGGTCCGTCGCCGAGTCTCCGATAAATCTGGTGTGGCTATTGCTGGTG GTCTTCCGTATATGCTCGAAAGAGCGGGATTAGATGTGCAACAAG AAATTCAGCGCAACCGCGAATTTTATAAAAGTGCAGACGTTCGACCTCCGTTCACATATGCTTCGCTCATCCGACAG GCCATCATAGAGTCTCCAGATAAGCAGCTGACCCTCAATGAGATCTACAATTGGTTCCAGTCAACATTCTGCTACTTCCGACGCAATGCTGCCACGTGGAAG AACGCCGTGCGTCACAACCTGTCGCTGCACAAGTGCTTCATGCGCGTCGAGAACGTGAAGGGCGCGGTGTGGACGGTGGACGAGGTGGAGTTCTACAAGCGCCGGCCGCAGCGCGCTGCGCACGCGCCGCCGCCCATCCACCAGGG GTTCATGGGTGCACAGAGTCCTCCGATGATGACCAGCCCTCATGGCTACAGTGAAGCTCTCAAAAGGAACCTTCAG GGTATGATGGAAGAATGCAACCTGTCATACATGTCGAGCGAGGATCACATGATGCAAGGGGCTGAAGAATATCCCTCCTCCCATGATGAGTACAG CCGGCCGTCCATGCTGAACGGCTACGGAAGCAGCAGTTCGCACGATGTGAAGGCCGAAGACCTGAGCGGGACCGACCAGGACATCAAACCCAACATATACGCGCTCAAGAATGAGCTGCAGGCTTCCGACTATTCTAACAAAG ACTACACAAACTCCACAAAGGAATCCTCAAGCAACCGCTCCGGCGAGACCAGCCCCTACGACGACTACCCGCGCCCCGAGGACCGGTACCGGCCCTCGGCCTCCCACATAAAGGACGAGGCCGAAAATCTCTCACTTAACGAACAGAGATCTGACAAGTAA
- the LOC134658340 gene encoding forkhead box protein P1 isoform X1, whose protein sequence is MCLQKDDSGDIDADVTRPMVQLPLLVGPEPALNSTPGAAKPPLLNAFELDRCLDREESGRWGGEAARRRRRSSPPRRASPPRDHEPLALARASAPASPTAGSAHSSPAPVSPAGSTAGARSPLPLVAPDLLAMQLLDQHSQLQALMKQRLFHQHHMQKQHLSSEAAKRQLEQSRLQDQINLNLLSQSHLPPPDASPGSLQQQLGAQQQQLVQQLQAVQRQYLMHGPLSVPPNAPPGLMLWGSEMEEHPLFGRGVCKWPGCDALADDYQAFLKHLEAAHTLDDRSAAQARVQMQVVAQLELQLRRERDRLAAMMRHLHAARDSSHHQPKHPHGAPNEGTSPGPVRRRVSDKSGVAIAGGLPYMLERAGLDVQQEIQRNREFYKSADVRPPFTYASLIRQAIIESPDKQLTLNEIYNWFQSTFCYFRRNAATWKNAVRHNLSLHKCFMRVENVKGAVWTVDEVEFYKRRPQRAAHAPPPIHQGFMGAQSPPMMTSPHGYSEALKRNLQGMMEECNLSYMSSEDHMMQGAEEYPSSHDEYSRPSMLNGYGSSSSHDVKAEDLSGTDQDIKPNIYALKNELQASDYSNKDYTNSTKESSSNRSGETSPYDDYPRPEDRYRPSASHIKDEAENLSLNEQRSDK, encoded by the exons GGTCCCGAGCCGGCACTGAACTCGACCCCGGGCGCCGCGAAGCCGCCGCTACTAAACGCTTTCGAGCTGGACCGCTGTTTGGACAG AGAGGAGTCTGGCAGGTGGGGcggcgaagcggcgcggcggcgtcgGCGCAGCTCGCCCCCGCGCCGCGCCTCGCCCCCCAGAgaccatgagcctctcgctcttgcACGG GCATCAGCCCCAGCCTCCCCAACAGCTGGTTCAGCACACTCTTCACCAGCACCTGTATCTCCAGCCGGCAGTACTGCTGGTGCCCGCTCTCCACTCCCGCTGGTCGCACCAGACCTGCTGGCCATGCAATTGCTCGACCAGCACTCGCAGCTACAGGCGCTGATGAAGCAGCGGCTGTTCCATCAGCATCATATGCAGAAACAG CACTTATCCTCAGAGGCTGCTAAGCGTCAGCTGGAACAGTCTCGGCTGCAGGACCAGATCAACCTGAACCTGCTGTCGCAGTCGCATCTGCCGCCTCCTGACGCTTCCCCGG GTTCCCTTCAGCAGCAGCTCGGCGCGCAGCAGCAACAGCTGGTGCAGCAGTTGCAGGCCGTGCAGCGCCAGTACCTCATGCACGGGCCTCTGTCTGTGCCGCCGAATGCTCCGCCAG GTCTCATGCTGTGGGGGAGCGAGATGGAAGAGCACCCGCTGTTCGGGCGCGGAGTGTGCAAGTGGCCCGGCTGTGACGCGCTCGCTGATGATTACCAGGCGTTCCTCAA ACACCTGGAAGCAGCCCACACCCTCGACGACAGATCAGCTGCGCAGGCGCGCGTGCAGATGCAGGTGGTCGCGCAGCTGGAGCTGCAACTGCGTCGCGAACGGGACCGCCTGGCGGCCATGATGCGGCACCTGCATGCCGCTAGGGACTCGAGCCATCACCAGCCGAAACACCCACATG GAGCGCCCAATGAAGGCACATCACCCGGACCGGTCCGTCGCCGAGTCTCCGATAAATCTGGTGTGGCTATTGCTGGTG GTCTTCCGTATATGCTCGAAAGAGCGGGATTAGATGTGCAACAAG AAATTCAGCGCAACCGCGAATTTTATAAAAGTGCAGACGTTCGACCTCCGTTCACATATGCTTCGCTCATCCGACAG GCCATCATAGAGTCTCCAGATAAGCAGCTGACCCTCAATGAGATCTACAATTGGTTCCAGTCAACATTCTGCTACTTCCGACGCAATGCTGCCACGTGGAAG AACGCCGTGCGTCACAACCTGTCGCTGCACAAGTGCTTCATGCGCGTCGAGAACGTGAAGGGCGCGGTGTGGACGGTGGACGAGGTGGAGTTCTACAAGCGCCGGCCGCAGCGCGCTGCGCACGCGCCGCCGCCCATCCACCAGGG GTTCATGGGTGCACAGAGTCCTCCGATGATGACCAGCCCTCATGGCTACAGTGAAGCTCTCAAAAGGAACCTTCAG GGTATGATGGAAGAATGCAACCTGTCATACATGTCGAGCGAGGATCACATGATGCAAGGGGCTGAAGAATATCCCTCCTCCCATGATGAGTACAG CCGGCCGTCCATGCTGAACGGCTACGGAAGCAGCAGTTCGCACGATGTGAAGGCCGAAGACCTGAGCGGGACCGACCAGGACATCAAACCCAACATATACGCGCTCAAGAATGAGCTGCAGGCTTCCGACTATTCTAACAAAG ACTACACAAACTCCACAAAGGAATCCTCAAGCAACCGCTCCGGCGAGACCAGCCCCTACGACGACTACCCGCGCCCCGAGGACCGGTACCGGCCCTCGGCCTCCCACATAAAGGACGAGGCCGAAAATCTCTCACTTAACGAACAGAGATCTGACAAGTAA
- the LOC134658340 gene encoding forkhead box protein P1 isoform X3 → MCLQKDDSGDIDADVTRPMVQLPLLVGPEPALNSTPGAAKPPLLNAFELDRCLDREESGRWGGEAARRRRRSSPPRRASPPRDHEPLALARASAPASPTAGSAHSSPAPVSPAGSTAGARSPLPLVAPDLLAMQLLDQHSQLQALMKQRLFHQHHMQKQHLSSEAAKRQLEQSRLQDQINLNLLSQSHLPPPDASPGSLQQQLGAQQQQLVQQLQAVQRQYLMHGPLSVPPNAPPGLMLWGSEMEEHPLFGRGVCKWPGCDALADDYQAFLKHLEAAHTLDDRSAAQARVQMQVVAQLELQLRRERDRLAAMMRHLHAARDSSHHQPKHPHGAPNEGTSPGPVRRRVSDKSGVAIAGEIQRNREFYKSADVRPPFTYASLIRQAIIESPDKQLTLNEIYNWFQSTFCYFRRNAATWKNAVRHNLSLHKCFMRVENVKGAVWTVDEVEFYKRRPQRAAHAPPPIHQGFMGAQSPPMMTSPHGYSEALKRNLQGMMEECNLSYMSSEDHMMQGAEEYPSSHDEYSRPSMLNGYGSSSSHDVKAEDLSGTDQDIKPNIYALKNELQASDYSNKDYTNSTKESSSNRSGETSPYDDYPRPEDRYRPSASHIKDEAENLSLNEQRSDK, encoded by the exons GGTCCCGAGCCGGCACTGAACTCGACCCCGGGCGCCGCGAAGCCGCCGCTACTAAACGCTTTCGAGCTGGACCGCTGTTTGGACAG AGAGGAGTCTGGCAGGTGGGGcggcgaagcggcgcggcggcgtcgGCGCAGCTCGCCCCCGCGCCGCGCCTCGCCCCCCAGAgaccatgagcctctcgctcttgcACGG GCATCAGCCCCAGCCTCCCCAACAGCTGGTTCAGCACACTCTTCACCAGCACCTGTATCTCCAGCCGGCAGTACTGCTGGTGCCCGCTCTCCACTCCCGCTGGTCGCACCAGACCTGCTGGCCATGCAATTGCTCGACCAGCACTCGCAGCTACAGGCGCTGATGAAGCAGCGGCTGTTCCATCAGCATCATATGCAGAAACAG CACTTATCCTCAGAGGCTGCTAAGCGTCAGCTGGAACAGTCTCGGCTGCAGGACCAGATCAACCTGAACCTGCTGTCGCAGTCGCATCTGCCGCCTCCTGACGCTTCCCCGG GTTCCCTTCAGCAGCAGCTCGGCGCGCAGCAGCAACAGCTGGTGCAGCAGTTGCAGGCCGTGCAGCGCCAGTACCTCATGCACGGGCCTCTGTCTGTGCCGCCGAATGCTCCGCCAG GTCTCATGCTGTGGGGGAGCGAGATGGAAGAGCACCCGCTGTTCGGGCGCGGAGTGTGCAAGTGGCCCGGCTGTGACGCGCTCGCTGATGATTACCAGGCGTTCCTCAA ACACCTGGAAGCAGCCCACACCCTCGACGACAGATCAGCTGCGCAGGCGCGCGTGCAGATGCAGGTGGTCGCGCAGCTGGAGCTGCAACTGCGTCGCGAACGGGACCGCCTGGCGGCCATGATGCGGCACCTGCATGCCGCTAGGGACTCGAGCCATCACCAGCCGAAACACCCACATG GAGCGCCCAATGAAGGCACATCACCCGGACCGGTCCGTCGCCGAGTCTCCGATAAATCTGGTGTGGCTATTGCTGGTG AAATTCAGCGCAACCGCGAATTTTATAAAAGTGCAGACGTTCGACCTCCGTTCACATATGCTTCGCTCATCCGACAG GCCATCATAGAGTCTCCAGATAAGCAGCTGACCCTCAATGAGATCTACAATTGGTTCCAGTCAACATTCTGCTACTTCCGACGCAATGCTGCCACGTGGAAG AACGCCGTGCGTCACAACCTGTCGCTGCACAAGTGCTTCATGCGCGTCGAGAACGTGAAGGGCGCGGTGTGGACGGTGGACGAGGTGGAGTTCTACAAGCGCCGGCCGCAGCGCGCTGCGCACGCGCCGCCGCCCATCCACCAGGG GTTCATGGGTGCACAGAGTCCTCCGATGATGACCAGCCCTCATGGCTACAGTGAAGCTCTCAAAAGGAACCTTCAG GGTATGATGGAAGAATGCAACCTGTCATACATGTCGAGCGAGGATCACATGATGCAAGGGGCTGAAGAATATCCCTCCTCCCATGATGAGTACAG CCGGCCGTCCATGCTGAACGGCTACGGAAGCAGCAGTTCGCACGATGTGAAGGCCGAAGACCTGAGCGGGACCGACCAGGACATCAAACCCAACATATACGCGCTCAAGAATGAGCTGCAGGCTTCCGACTATTCTAACAAAG ACTACACAAACTCCACAAAGGAATCCTCAAGCAACCGCTCCGGCGAGACCAGCCCCTACGACGACTACCCGCGCCCCGAGGACCGGTACCGGCCCTCGGCCTCCCACATAAAGGACGAGGCCGAAAATCTCTCACTTAACGAACAGAGATCTGACAAGTAA